Genomic DNA from Hymenobacter jejuensis:
ACTCCTGAGGAAAATTCATCGAACTCTGCCAACGAATCGGTGCTTGTCTGGATGCTGGCATCTACCTTTTTCCACGAGGCAAAAGCTGTGGCTTGCAGCGTTTTAGATAGGGAAAAAGTAGCGGCTGCACCGCGGAAAAATGAGTTTTCCAACACCGAAGAATAAGGCCGCACCCCCACGTTGCTGCGGCGAATGCTCGTGATCGTCTCTGCGCCTTTGCCTACCTGAAAGCCCGAAGAAAGCAACAATCCTTGCCCGAATTGCAGCTGATAATCGCCCAACGCCAGCGTTTTGAGTCGGCCGCGTTCGTGCACAACGAAGTGAGCCGAGTAAAAATCGGCTCCGTAACGGCGCGAGCCAGGGTTCCAGGAAAAAGCCTCGCCGGCATCTTTTTCGGCTGTAAAACCAAAGCTAAAGTCGTGGGCGTGGCTGACGCGGTAACGCACTAGCAGCTTATCGGGTGAGCCAGCGTAGCGGCTCGTCAGGCGGCCGGTGCTGGTGGTATCGGGGGCAGTATAGCCCTTGCGTTGCTGTAGCACACGTTCGTAGCGCACTAGCAAGGCGTTGTTATCTTCCTGAAGGACACGTTGCCACAACGGGCCGCGGTTGCCTCCCACGATGCCATCGAGCACCGTTGCAAAAGGCGCCACGCGGTAGATACTGCGCAGGTCAAATCCGTCGATGCTTTGCAACTCATACATACTCAACAACATACCAACCTGCTCGCGATGATGGAGCAAGGCAGAAATCTGGGCTTCGGACAGGAGCAGTAGACTTCGCAGTTCTTCGCGGGTGGCTGTATTGAGGTTTAAGGGCGTTTGGTAATACTGAAGCAACGTTTCGTACACGTCCTCATACGGCACTTGATCGCTCTGAATTTCGGCAAACAGCTCCTGCACCAAACGGTCGAGGTCGGCCGCCGGGCGTACGTATTCCTGCGCCTGTAGCGCCGGCACAATACTTAGAAAGAGCCCCAGGAAAGCCGCTAGGCGGTGCATCAACTTCCGGCTCATTTGGCGTCCAGCCGTAAGCTTATTGCCAAATGCTGGCTCAGCCCCAGCACGGTTTGCCAAGCAGCCGCATACTCGATTTGCAAATGCCCAGCCTGAAAGCCCAAGCCAGCTGTCGTTTGCTCGGTGAGGGTAGCGAAACCCGCCCGCAACGCTAATGCTTCTAGGAGGCGATATTCTATACCGGCCTTAAAATCAGCGGATTGCTCCACGTCTTTTTCTGTTTCCAGGTTAAGCATGAGTTTGTTGTTGGGTCGGTACGAAAGACCGGCCTTTAACACAGTGGGCACGCGTTCGTCTTGGTATTCAGCGAGTTTAGCTTGGTTGAGGTTGTAGAGATAGGCGCCTAATACTAGCTGCTTCGGAATGATTTCGGCCTGACCGCCCAACGAAAGCGCAGCAGTACGTCGGCTGCCCAAGCGTTCGATGCTCACTTGCAGCACATCGAGTCGGGCACCGATGCTCACCAAACTCCCACGATACCCATACCCTACGCCCAAGCGCTGCTCGGAATACAGCTTATCGCCGAAGCGCTGTGCTTCGAAGCCTACTACTCCGCTCTTGGGCTTGCCGTTTGCCAACGGCCCCAACGGGAAGGCCGCAACTAGCGCGGCTGTATTGAAAGCGCGGCTTAAAAATCGGTTTTCGGCATAAAACCCTATTGTGGGCTGCGTAAGTTGGCCAAGACCTGCAACGTTGTTGCCAATCGCCCACACGTCACTGATGGTAACGGAAGAATTGCCGAGCGCTGCTGCTCGGGCGCCCCGCACACCCGGGCCGTTGCCTTGGGCTAGCAGCGTATGACCGGATACCAATAAGAAAAGACAAAGGCACGAGTATAGCTTTCGCATAGGCAACCAACTTGAATAGATCTAAACGATAATTCACTTATAAACAGCCGCAAAGATAATTGCACAAATTCGCACTCAAAAGCCCAACAGAGTAAATTGGATAAGCTTATAAATATTAATAATTTAATTATTCTTACAAATCGCTCAAATCACTGGAGCTATACACTTGTACATTGCACTCGTAGTAACTTTTGCTGTTATAGAGGAGCAAGCCCGATCACAGGGCTGCGGTTCTTTCTTTTGACCCATGGCTTATTTTTTCCGGCAGCTTTTTCTGGCCCTCATCTGGTTTTACCGGCATTTGATTTCGCCGCTTACGCCGGCCAGTTGTCGCTTTCAGCCTACCTGCTCGGCTTACGCGGCACAAGCGGTGCAGAAGTACGGTCCGTGGCGGGGTGGGCGGCTGGCGCTGCGCCGCATCAGCCGCTGCCATCCGTGGGGCGGCCACGGCTACGATCCTGTACCCTGATTGCGAGCGCTTGCGTATAGCCCCTCGTAACGCTGCTTCTGCCGTGGGCGGAAGCAGCCTTTTTTTACCTGAAACTCCGGCGATATGCGCATTTTTTTCGCGCTTGCTACCTTGGCAAGCGCTCTGCTCAGTACCAGTTGTTCGCAAGCACAGAACGATAAAGGCCCGGATAAGGGCGACAAAAAAAAGTCAAAAAAAGAGAGCCTCGAAAACAAGCTCATTGGGGCATCAATACCGGGCCTGAAGCGCGTTGGCTCACTGGCGGGCAGCGTATCCGAAAGCTCCGGCCTTATCAATGCCGAGCAGCCTGGCACGTTTTACACCCACGGCGACGCCGGCAACCAGCCGGTGCTTTACAAAGTGGATTTGAAGGGCAAGCTTCTGGATGAGATCAAGCTGAGCGTACCCAACAAAGACTGGGAAAGCGTGGCCAAAGACAACAGCGGCAACATCTACGTTTGCGATACCGGCAACAACGACAATACGCGACGCGATCTGGTTATTTATCGCCTCAATCCGGCCAACCCGCAGCAGGTAGGCAGCATCAATTTTGCATACGCGGATCAGAAGGAATTTCC
This window encodes:
- a CDS encoding NHL repeat-containing protein, translating into MRIFFALATLASALLSTSCSQAQNDKGPDKGDKKKSKKESLENKLIGASIPGLKRVGSLAGSVSESSGLINAEQPGTFYTHGDAGNQPVLYKVDLKGKLLDEIKLSVPNKDWESVAKDNSGNIYVCDTGNNDNTRRDLVIYRLNPANPQQVGSINFAYADQKEFPPSKKDRNFDCEASLWHDGKIYLFTKDRAQQRTSNVYAVSDQPGRHTAQLVASMSIPGEVTDANLSPDGHSLVLLGREEMFLYKGNSLEAMLKSAPNRVALPGAGQTEGVVFYGNSLIISTEQGALYQYTLQPNQ
- the yidD gene encoding membrane protein insertion efficiency factor YidD, whose product is MAYFFRQLFLALIWFYRHLISPLTPASCRFQPTCSAYAAQAVQKYGPWRGGRLALRRISRCHPWGGHGYDPVP
- a CDS encoding PorV/PorQ family protein, which gives rise to MRKLYSCLCLFLLVSGHTLLAQGNGPGVRGARAAALGNSSVTISDVWAIGNNVAGLGQLTQPTIGFYAENRFLSRAFNTAALVAAFPLGPLANGKPKSGVVGFEAQRFGDKLYSEQRLGVGYGYRGSLVSIGARLDVLQVSIERLGSRRTAALSLGGQAEIIPKQLVLGAYLYNLNQAKLAEYQDERVPTVLKAGLSYRPNNKLMLNLETEKDVEQSADFKAGIEYRLLEALALRAGFATLTEQTTAGLGFQAGHLQIEYAAAWQTVLGLSQHLAISLRLDAK